The sequence AATCGAAGCCATCATCCGTGAAGAAGCATTGGACGCAGTGAAGGATGCGCTGCATGCCATCGGCATCGTCGGCATGAATGTGATCGAGGTGCGCGGGCATGGCCGCCAGGGTGGGATCGAGCTTTCCTGGCGGGGCACGTCCTATCACATGGACCTGATCCCCAAGATGCAGGTCAACATCGTCCTCAGCGACCACAATGTCGATAAAGCGGTGGATGCGATTTGCCAGGCGGCTCGCACCGGGCGCACCGGCGACGGCATCATTTTCATCTACCCGGTGGATGATGTGGTGCGCATCCGCACGGGTGAGCGTGGCCGCGAGGCGCTGATGTACCCCGATGACATCGACGCGCGGCGGTTGGCGGCAGGCGGGGGG is a genomic window of Caldilineales bacterium containing:
- a CDS encoding P-II family nitrogen regulator, whose amino-acid sequence is MTKKIEAIIREEALDAVKDALHAIGIVGMNVIEVRGHGRQGGIELSWRGTSYHMDLIPKMQVNIVLSDHNVDKAVDAICQAARTGRTGDGIIFIYPVDDVVRIRTGERGREALMYPDDIDARRLAAGGGNGGSAKK